From Trueperaceae bacterium:
GGGCTACTGCCTGCTCCACGGCTCGCCGACGACCAGCCACTCGTGCAGGGCGGCGTAGGCGCGCTGCTGCGTGGCCGAGAACTGCTCCTGGGGGAGCAGCGGATAGAAGAGGATAGTGCGGCCCAGCGAGATGAGCGGTGAAGATTGCAGCGTCGCGCTCACGCCGCCGGGCAGGTTGCGGGGCGGGTAGAAGATCTCCGCCGGGTTGGCAGGGTTCCGCTGCAGCGGCAGCGAGGTGACGAGCGCCAAGGCGAGGGCTATGCCCAGCACCCCGCCGCCGACGCCGCCGAGGAGCTGGTACGGCCAGTCCGGCCCGCGGCCCGGGTCGTAGAGGCGCCGCCCTATGAGCCCGAGGACGAGGCCGCCCAACGCCGCCGCGGCCACGGCCGCCCAGGGGTTCGACTGGCCGATGCGCAGCAGCGGCCCGACCGCCAGGGCGGCGCCCAGGCCCACGAACAGCCCGATGAGCTTCCTGTGGGCCCCGGCGGCCGCGAAGACGGCGACTACGACGACGAGTAGGGCATCGACCCAGGTGATCACGCCCGGATAGCGTAACCGGCGTCTCTGACGGCCCTTATGACCTTCTCCATAGCGGCGTCCACCTCGTCGTCGGTGAGCGCCCGGGAGCCGTGCCTGAAGCGGAAGCGGAGCGCGACGCTGCGCATGCCCTCGGGGAGCTGCGCCCCGGCGTAGACGTCGAACGGCGCGAGGGACTCGAGCAGCGGGCCGGCCGCGGCGGCGCACAGGTCGCGCAGCGCCGCGTAGGTCACGTCGCGCGGGGCGATGACCGCGAGGTCGCGCTCGGCGTGGGGCTGGCGGCTGAACTCGCCGAACCGCACGCGGCGCTCGGCCAGCGGCAGGGCCAGGTCGGCGACGAACGTGGCGGGCAGCTCGTAGGCGGCCTCGACCTCGGGGTGCAGCCGACCGGCGAAGCCGACGGCCTCGCCCTCCCAGACCACCTCGGCGGAGACGCCGGGGTGCAGCTGAGCGTGGGTCGCGGGACGCAGCTCGATGTCAGCGCCGGCGAGCGCCGCCAGCGCCTCGAGCCGGCCCTTGAACGCGTAGAAGTCGCCCGGCACGTCCTCCCGCCAGCCGCCTTCCAGGGCCGGTCCGCGCTGCAGCAGGCAGAGGCGCTCGACCTCGCGCTCGCCGAAGACCCGGCCCACCTCGAAGAGGGCCAGCGCGGGCTCGGCGCGGTTCGTCGCGGCGGCGCCGAGCAGTCCCGGCAGCAGCGAGGTGCGCAGCACGGCGCGGTCGAGGCCCTGGGGGTTCTCGATGCGCACCGCGGCCCGGGGCGAGCGCGAGCGCTCCAGCTCGGCCTCGCCGGTGAAGACGTAGGTGATCGCCTCCTGGAAGCCCAGCGCCGCCAGGCGCTCCTTGAGCTTGCGGTGCGTGGGGTCGGTGGCCGGCGGCACGAAGCGCATGGCCGGCACCGTGGAGCCGATGTGCTCGTAGCCGTGCAGGCGCGCGACCTCCTCGACGAGGTCCTCCTCCAGCCCGATGTCGTAGCGCCAGCTCGGGGGCGTGACGCGCCACTCGCCCGGTCCCTGGTCCCCCACCTCGCAGCCGAGCCGTACGAGGTACTCGCGCTGCCGGTCCGCGGGCACGTCGAAGCCCACGATCCGGCGCACGCTCGCGGGCCTGAAGCTCACGGCCGGCCTCACCGTGTCTCCCCCGGTGACGCTCAGGCCGGCGTGCGCCACGCCGCCCGCGACGTCGGCGATGAGCCGCGACGCGCGGGCCGAGGCGAGGGGCTGGAGGTTCGGGTCGACGCCGCGCTCGAACCGCGTGCGCGCGTCGGTGACGAGCTTGTGGCGCTTGGCGCTGCGCCGCACCGTGACGGGGTCGAAGAGCGCGACCTCGAGTGCCACCGACGTGGTGTCGGCGGCGACGCTGTCGTGGCGGCCGCCCATCACGCCGGCCAGGCCTATCGCCTGGCTCCCGCCGTCGGCGGTCGGGGTCGCGATCACGAGGTCCTCGGCGGCGAGCTCGACCGCCTCCTCGTTGAGGAGCTCGAGGCGCTCGCCCAGTCGCGCCCTCCTCACCTGGATCACGCCGCCCCGCAGCGCGCGCAGGTCGTAGGCGTGGGACGGCTGGCCGAGCTCGAACGTCACGTAGTTCGTGACGTCGACGACGTTGTTGCGCGGCCGCAGTCCCAGCGCCGCCAGGCGCCGCTGCAGCCACAGCGGGCTGGGGCCCACCCTCACGCCGTCGATGCGCCGCAGCGTGAAGCGCGGGCAGCCGGCCTCGTCCCGCACGTCGACGCTGAGGCCGTCGTCGAGGCCGGGGTCGCCGGGGTCGAGGCCCTCGGCCGGGTGCCTCACGCGCCAGCCGAGCTTCGCGCCGAGGTCGCGGGCCACGCCGAGGAGGGAGAAGGCGTCGGCGCGGTTGGGGGTCAGCTCCAGCTCGATCACCGTCTCGTCCGGCCAGAGCTCGGCCAGCGGGGCGCCCACCCGCGCGTCGGGGCCGAACGTCACGATGCCCGCGGCGTGGTCGTAGATCCCGAGCTCCCTGGCGCTGGCGAGCATGCCGTCGCTCTCGACGCCCTGGATGGTCCTCGTGCCGACCTCGCCCTCCACGCCGGGCAGGCGCGCGCCCGGTCGCACCAGGGCACCGTGCTGGCCCACGGCGACGTTCGGCGCGCCGCACACGACCTGCACGGCGGTGCCGCCGTAGGCGGCGACGACCCTCTTCAGGCCCTTGGTGCCGGCGATCGGCTCGACCTCCTCGACGCGCGCCACCACCACGCCCTCGGGCGCCGGCGGCAGGCTGTGGACGGTCTCGACGGCGAGGCCGAGTCCCGAGAGCAGGTCGGCGAGGCGGCCGACCTCGGGCAGCTCCTCGTCGAAGAACTCCTGCAGCCAGGAGACGGGGACCCTCACGGACGGCCTCCTGCCGCCGGCGCGAGGTGCGCGTGCGGCGCCGCCAGGCCCCTCACAGGCGCCCCCTGAACTGGCGCAGGACGCGCATGTCGCTCTGGTAGAAGTACCTGATGTCGGGGACGCCGTACGGCACCATCGCCAGGCGCTCGATGCCGAAGCCGAAGGCGAAGCCGGTCACGCCCTCGTAGCCCACGGACGCGAACACCTTGGGGTGGACCATGCCGCAGCCGCCGAGCTCGAGCCACTCCTCCTGCCCCGTGCGCGGGTTCGTCCACCAGATCGCGAACTCGGCGCCCGGCTCGACGAACGGGAAGTAGGTCGGCAGCAGCCGCGTCCTCGTCCCCTCGCCGATGAGCGCCCGCGCCATCTCGTCGATCGCGCCGCGCAGGTCGGCCATCGTCACGCCCTCGCCCACGACCAGGGCCTCGAGCTGATTGAACTGCGCCTCGTGGGTAGCGTCCACGGCCTCGTTCCTGAACACCTTGCCGGGCACCACGACCTTGAAGGGCGGCTCGTGCGCCTCCATGTACCTGACCTGCATCGGGCTCGTGTGGGTGCGCAGCAGCCGGCCGTCCGTCGTCCAGAACGTGTCCTGCGTGTCGCGGGCGGGGTGCTCGGGCGGGAAGTTGAGGGCCTTGAAGTTGTAGTGGTCGGTCTCGAGCTCCGGGCCGGTGACGACCTCGTAGCCGAGCGAGGTGAACACGTCGAGGAGACGGTTCGTGACGAGCGTCAGCAGGTGCAGGCCGCCGCCGCTGGGGCGGGTGCCGGGGAGCGTGACGTCCACGCTCTCGCCCGCGAGCTGCCTGGCCACGGCCTCGCGCTCCAGCTCCTCGCGGCGCCGCTCGAAGGCCTCCTCCAGGGCCTGCTTCTCGGCGTTGATGGCCTGGCCGGCGGCGCGTCGCTCCTCCGGCGGCAGGGCGCCGAGGCCCTTGAGGCGGGCCGTGATGACGCCCTTCCTGCCCAGCAGGCGCACCCTGTGGGCCTGCAGGGTCTCCAGGTCGGGCGCGGCGGCGATGAGCTCCAGCTCGCGCGCCAGGTCCGTGTTGCCTTCTCGTCCGTCGTCCACCTGCTCACTCTCCAAAGAGAACACCACCGCCCTCGTGGGGCAGTGGTGTCCGTGGCGCGCAGCCTCGGGGCTGGCGCCTAGGCGATAAACGAGGTCGAAGCCGGATGGCTTCTCATGGGCGCGAGTCTATGTCCGGCCCGCGAAACGTGTCAACGAAGCGGCGCGGGCGACGTGCGACCGGGTCAGCGGGGGCGCCAGCCGCGCCGCGCCGCTCCCCCGCCTCGCCGCGTCCGTAGTCGTGGGGCGCGGATGGTCTGCCGCCGACACGCGGCGCCGGTCCGGGCGGATGCATCCTGGCGGCAACGCCCGGACGGGCGGGGAGGGATTCGCCATGACGACAGGCACCCGTAGAGCCGCCCTGACGGTCGCGGCGCTAGCCGCGGCACTGACCTTCGCCGTTGGTCAGGAGGCCGACCCGCTGCGGGGCGCGACGGTCGCGGCGCTGGGCACATTCACGCCCGGCGCGGCGCCCGAGCGGTCTCTGCAGCTCTTGCGCATCACCTTGGAGCCGGGCACTACCATCCCTGAGCATCGTCATCCCGGCGCGGTCGTCGTCGAGGTCGAGGAGGGCGTCTTCGGGACGACCTTCGCGGAGGGCGAGGGCACGATCCAGCGCTCCGAGGGCGAGGTCGAGTCGGTGGCCGCGGGCGAGTCCGCCACGCTCCAGGCCGGCGACTCCCTCGCCTACGAGGGCGCCCTGCACACGATGGCCAACGAGGGCGACGAGACCCTGATCCTGGTCGTGGCGGCGCTCCTCGACCCGAACCAACCCGGCTTCATGTTCGAGGGCATGGACATGGACGGCGAGGACGACGGCCAAGACGGCGACGGCCAGGACGGCGAGAGCGGCTAGAGGGCGCCCAGTCTCCCGAGGGCGCCTTGGGCCGGCGCGGGACCCCTGAGAGGCGCCGCGAGCCCACCGCCGCCGGGGGCGGCCGGCCATAGCCGGCGCGGGCCGCGTCGTTCAGGAGCGTCCGGTCTGTCGCCGGCTCACTCGATCCCGTGCGGCTCCCGCTCGGGCAGCGAGAACAGGTCCACGAGCCACGCCTCGCCGGTGAAGAAGGTGTCGTAGGAGAGCGTCGAGACGGCGTTGTCGCCGCCCCAGGCGTCGGCCTCCTCCTCGGTGGCGAAGGGGCCGACGAGGCGGGGTCCGCCCGCGTAGTCCTCCGGCGCCAGCGGCGTGAGGACCTCGAGGCGCGTGCCGTTCGCGTCGCTGACCTCCCTGGCGACGGCGTGGCGCCGCCGCCACTCGGGACGCGCCGCGAGCTCGACGAGCTTGTCCTTCAGGCGCGCCAGGCCGGCACGGTCGGGGGCGGGCTCTAGGAGCAGCCCGACCGGCTCGTCGCCCGTCCGGTAGAGGGTGGACGCGGGGAACATGACGAGGAGGACGCTCTCGACGATAGGCGCCAGGTCGCGCGTGGCGCGCACGACCTCGCGCGCGTCCTTGCCGGGCAGGGGCTCGGGGAGCAGGTCGTCCACCCGCGCAGGGTAGCCCGGCGCGCGGACCGTGTTCTGTCCGCATGTCCCGCGTCCGGTCCACCCGCGCGGAGAAGGCCGGAACACGCCGGACGCGGCGACGCCCCACAGCCCGTCCGGTCCACCCGCGCGGAGAAGGCCGTGGGGGGCCGGGAACGTGTCGGACCGGGCGCGGCGCGCGCCTCCCGGGCGCCGCCCGTCGCCCCGTTCCCCCGTCGCGCCGCGTTTGCAGTGGCGCGAGGCGAGGGGCTAAGATGCGGGGTGCACAACGTCCCGAAACGGTGCGGGTGGGTTCGGGAAACCCACCCTTTTCCGTGCGGGATGGCGGAGGGTGAGGCGTGGACCTGAAGCAGGCAGCCACCGAGGTGCTCACGCCCCTCGGCTACGAGGTGCTGGAACTCACCGTCAGCAGCTCGGGCCGCTCGCGCAAGGTGCTGCTTCGCATCGACAGGCTCGACGAGGCCGTCGTCACGGTCGACGACGTCCAGAGGGCCTCGGAGGTGTTCGGCCTCGAGCTCGACAGGCTCGACCCCTTCGAGGGTCCCTACCGGCTCGAGGTCGAGTCACCGGGCGCGCAGCGGCCGCTGGTCACGGCGCGCCACTTCGAGCGCTTCCACGACCTCCTCGTGAAGTTCCGCGCCGGCGGCGAGAGCCTCACCGGCCGGGTCCTGCGGGTGGAGGACGGCGCCGTCACCTTCTCCGTGAACGGCGAGGAGCGCACGTTCCCCGTCGCAGACATCGAGCAGGCCCGTCTGGCCGAGTGGCCGGACAAGCCCCGCTAGGGCCGGCTCGTCCACCGAGGCCCGCCCGCGCCGCATGACGAGGCGGCGGGGGCGGGCGAAGCGCGGGGCGACAACCGAATAGTGAGGTGTAGGCAGTGAACAAGGAGTTCGTCGACGCTCTGAACATGCTGGCGGCGGAGCGCAACCTCAGCAAGGAGCAGCTGCTCCATGACCTGGAGGACGCGCTCGCCCAGGCGTTCGAGCGCAACATCATGCCGGGCAAGCAGATCGAGGTCGACCTCGACCCCGACACCGGCGAGATGGAGATCGTGGTCATACGCAAGGTCGTGGAGACCGTCGAGGACCCCGACACGCAGGTGTCGCTCCAGGAGGCCCTCGAGCTCGACGACGAGGTCGAGGTCGGCATGGAGATGGAGTTCCCCGTCGACCCCGACAGGTTCACGCGCATCGCCGTGCAGACGACGAAGCAGGTGATCACGCAGAAGATCCGCGAGGCCGAGAGGGCCATCGTCTACGAGGAGTACAAGGACCGCGCCGGCGACATCATGACCGGCGTCGTGTCGCGCACCGACGCGAAGAAGAACGTCTTCGTCGACCTCGGGCGCGGCGAGGCGATCATGCCGCTGAAGGAGCAGATCCACGGCGAACGCTACATGGTCGGCATGCGCCTGAAGGTGTACGTGCAGAAGGTCGAGCTCTCGCCGCGCGGTCCCTCGATCCTGGTCTCGCGCGCCGCCCCGGAGCTGCTCGAGTACCTGATGCGGCAGGAGATCCCCGAGGTCGCCGACGGCACCGTGGAGATCAAGGCCATCGCCCGCGAGGCCGGGCAGCGCTCGAAGGTCGCCGTGACCTCGAACAACCCCAACGTCGACCCCATCGGCGCCTGCATCGGCCACCGCGGCAGCCGCATCCAGGCGGTGACCGCCGAGCTGCAGCGCGAGCGCGTCGACATCATCCAGTGGGACCCCAGCCCGCGCGAGTTCATCAGGAACGCGCTCTCCCCCGCCAAGGTCGGCAACATCGAGCTGGACACCGAGGCCAAGCGTGCGCGCGTGACGGTGGGCCCCGACCAGCTGTCGCTGGCGATCGGCAAGAGCGGCCAGAACGTGCGCCTCGCGGCCAAGCTCACGGGCTTCAGCATCGACCTGCAGCCGTCCGAGTCGGTCTCCGACCTCGACGCCGCCATGCAGGCCGCCGCGTCCCGCCTGGCCGACCAGGGCCAGGTCGAGCGCACGCACAGCGCCTTCGACGCGCTGTTCGGCGGCGGGCCCAAGCCCGGTGACGAGGCGGGGGCCGAGGGCGCCGCCGGCGACGCCGCCGCGGACGCCGAACGGGGCGCCGAGGCCGAGCCCGCCGAGAGCGGCGAGGAGGATGTCGCCGAGGGCGCCGCGCCCGAGGCCGAGCTCGAAGAGGAGGCGGCCTCCTGAGCATGGTGGCGACGCAGAACGAGAACTTCAGGCGCCGGCGGCACGTCCCCATGAGGCGCTGCGTCGTGTGCCGCGAGTCGAAGCCGCAGGCCGAGATGCTGCGGCTCTACAGGGACGAGTCGGGCGCGTACCACTACGACGCCCGTCGCCGCATGGGCGGGCGCGGCACGTGGGTCTGCCGCGTGTGCGCCGCCGACGCGGTGCAGGAGGACGACGCGAAGAGGCTGAGCCGGGCCTTCAAGGCCCAGGCGGCACAGGTGCTGGGTCTGCTGAGGGAGGCCGCCAGGTCCCCGGAGGGGTCGGCCACGGGCCGGCCGGCAGCCGTCACCGCGCGCCGGGACGGAGGCACGGATGTCTGAGAAGGTGAGGATCTACCAGCTAGCCAAGGAGCTCGGCATCGACAACGCCGAGCTGCTCGCACGGCTCGACGACCTGGGCGTCGAGTACAAGTCCGTGTCGAGCACGCTCGAGGCCGAGGTCGCCGACATGGTCAAGGGCCTCATCGCCGAGGCCGCGCCCGCGGTTGGCGGGTCAGCCCAGGCCGAGGAGGCCCCGGCCGCGGGCGGCAAGGCGGCGCGTCCCGCCGCCACGGCGGTGGCCGAGAAGGCCCCCGCCACCGCCGAGAAGGCCCAGGCCGCGGACGCGAAGGGCGCGGCGCGGGCCGAGAAGGGCGAGGCCGAGGCCGCCAGGCCCACGGCGGGGGCCGAGGAGGCGCCGCGGCGCGCGCCCGTCGTCACCGTGATGGGCCACGTCGACCACGGCAAGACCTCGCTCCTCGACCGCATCAGGCAGACGCACGTGGCCGAGCGCGAGGCCGGCGGCATCACCCAGCACATCGGCGCCTACCAGGCGCAGACGAAGCACGGCACCGTCACCTTCCTCGACACGCCCGGCCACGAGGCCTTCACGACGATCAGGCAGCGCGGCGCGAACGCCACCGACATCGCGGTCATCGTCGTCGCCGCCGACGACAGCGTGATGCCGCAGACCCGCGAGGCCATCGCCCACGCCAAGGCGGCGGACGTGCCGATCGTCGTGGCGATCAACAAGGTCGACCTGCCGCAGGCGAACCCCGACAAGGTCAAGCAGGACCTGATGCAGGTCGGCCTCGTGCCGGAGGACTACGGCGGCGACACGATCACGGTGGAGCTCTCCGCGAAGACCGGCCAGGGCGTCGACGACCTCCTCGAGATGCTCTCGCTCGTGGCCGAGGTCGAGGACCTGCGCGCCGACCCCGAGGCCCCGGTCAAGGGCGTCGTCATCGAGTCGATACTCGACAAGCGCGCCGGCGTCCTCGCCACCGTCCTCGTGCAGGAGGGCACGCTGCGCGTGGCCGACTACATCGTCTGCGGGGAGGTGTGGGCGAAGGTCAGGCGGCTCACCGACCACACCGGCGCGAACATCGACGCCGCCGGGCCCTCCACGCCGGTCCAGGTGCTGGGCTTCTCCGAGCAGCCGGTGGCCGGCACGCTGGTCGAGGGCGTGGCCAGCGAGGTCGAGGCCAAGCGCATCACCGCCGAGCGGCGCGAGGAGCGCGAGGAGCGCAGCCGGCAGGAGATCGGCAAGAAGGGCGTGACCCTCGCCGACCTGTTCGGGAAGCCGAGGAAGAAGACGATCCACCTGCTGTTGCGCGCCGACACGCAGGGCTCGCTGGAGGCGATCAAGGGCGTGCTCCAGCGCGAGTCGGAGGCGACCGAAGAGGTCGACATCGACATCATGCTCGCCGAGGTCGGCGCCCCCACCGAGTCCGACCTGCTGCTGGCGGGCACGGCCGGCGCCTCCGTGCTGTCCTTCGGCGTGAACCCGCCGGGCAGCGTCGTGAAGGCGGCGGAGCGCCGCGGCATCCCGCTGAAGAGCTACCGGATCATCTACGACCTCATCGAGGACGTGCAGAAGATGATCCGCGGGCAGATCGAGCCCGAGTACGAGGAGCGCACGCTCGGCCGCGCCGAGGTGCGCGCCGTGATCCACGTGCCGCGCGCCGGCAACATCGCCGGCTCGTACGTGCTCGACGGCGTCGTGAGGCGCGGCGCCAAGGCGCGCGTGCACCGCGGCGGCAAGGAGGTCTACAAGGGCTCGATCGCCGGGCTCAGGCGCTTCAAGGACGACGTCAGGGAGGTCGGCACCGGCTTCGAGTGCGGTATCAGCCTCCAGAACTACGACAACATCCAGGAGGGCGACATCATCGAGGTCTACGAGCTCGTCGAGGTGCCGGTCGCATGAACCGCGCCGCCACCGGCATCGTGATCCTGGCGGCGCTGATCGCGTCCGTCCTCTACCTGTGGCAGCCGTGGGCGCCCGGCGGATCGGCACTCAAGCTGGGCCTCGACCTGCAGGGCGGCCTGCGCGTGACCCTGCAGACCGAGCAGCCGGACCCGCTGCGCGAGGACCTCAACGCCGCGCGCGACATCATCGAGAACCGCGTCAACCAGTTCGGCGTCGCCGAGGCGCTGGTGCAGACGTCCGGCGACAGGAACATCGTCGTGGAGCTGCCCGGCCTCACCGCCGAGGACCAGCAGCGCGCTCTCGACCTCATCGGCCAGCAGGCCGTGCTCGAGTTCAGGCTGGTGAAGCCGGAGGCGAGCTCGCTGCCGAGCGAGGGCCTGACGCTCGATGACCTCGAGCCGACGGCCTTCACCGGCGAGATCATCGCCACCGCCACGGCCGCGTTCAGCTCCTCCCCCGGCATGCCAGGCGGACCGACCGTGAACTTCACGATCCGGCCCGAGTTCGCCAGCGACTTCGGACAGTTCACGGGCAGCAACCTGGGCCGGCGCATGGCGATCGTCCTCGACGACGCGATCATCACGGCGCCCACGCTCCAGGGCAGGATCTCGACGCAGGGCCAGATCACGGGCATCGGCACCCTCGACGAGGCCTCCGACATCGCGGTCGTCCTGCGCTCCGGGAGCCTGCCGGTCAGCCTGCAGGTGGCGGAGGTGCGCTCGATCGGCCCGACGCTCGGCCAGGACGCCATCAACGCCGGCACGACGGCCGCCGTGGTCGGCGGCGTCGCCGTCATCCTGTCCGTCGTCATCTACTACGGTCCGCTCTTCGGCGGCGTGCTCGCCTTCGGCGTGCTGCTCGCGATGCTGTTCATCTTCGGCGCGCTCGCCGGCCTGGGCGCCTCGCTGACCCTGCCGGGCATCGCCGGCCTCGTGCTGACGATCGGCGCCGCCGTCGACGGGAACGTCATCAGCTTCGAGCGCATCCGCGAGGAGCTGCGCGCCGGACGCGGCATCAGGCTCGCCATGAAGAAGGGCTTCAGCAGCTCGCTCTCGGCGATCATCGACGCCAACGTCACCACCCTCCTGGCCGCCGCGGCCCTGTACCAGTACACCAGCGGCCCGGTGCGCGGCTTCGCGACCACGCTGGCCATCGGCATCGTGGCGTCGGTGTTCGTGAACACCGTGGTCGTGCCGTTCATCCTCGACGTGCTCACCCTCAACAACCGCCGCACGTTCCTGTGGCATGGCTTCGACATCCGCGGGATCCGCCACGTGAGGCGGGGCGCGGTGCTCATGCCCATCACGGCCGCGCTCGCCCTGGCGTCCCTGGCCTGGGTGGCGGTCGAGGGTCTCCCCATGTCCACGGACTTCACCGGGGGCACGAACGTCCTGCTCGCCGTCCCCGAGGGCACCGCCACCGCCGACGTGCGCGCGGCGATAGGCGAGCTCGGCGTCGAGGGCCTCGACCCCGCCGCGGCCACGATCGTCGAGGCCACGGGGCCGGACGGCGGCAGCCAGATGATCGTCCGCACCGGCCTCACGTCCACCGAGCTCGGCGGCGAGGGCGACTTCGGCGCCCGGCTGGCCGACCAGGTGGGCGGTGAGCTGCTGTCGGCCGACTTCGTGGGTCCCGCGATCGGCGCCGACCTCAGGCGCGGCGCGGTGATGGCCGTGCTCGTCTCGCTGGCGCTGATCCTCGTCTACGTCGCCTGGCGGTTCTGGCCGAACTGGCAGGTGGCCGTCGCGGCCGTCGTCGCCACGGCGCACGACACGCTGCTCAGCCTCGGCGTCCTGGCGCTGTTCCAGATGGAGTTCAGCATCCCCGTCCTGGCGGCGCTGCTGTTCGTGGTCGGCTACTCGCTGAACGACTCGATCATCATCGCCGACCGCATCCGCGAGGACCTGAGGACCGAGCGCCAGCTCGGCTACGTGGAGGTCGTCGACCTGGCGATCAACCAGACGCTGACGCGCACGATCGCCACCGGCGGCACGACCCTGCTGCCCGTGATCGCGCTCCTGCTCTTCGGCGGCTCCGTGCTGCAGGGCTTCAGCGTGGTGCTGCTTGTCGGCATCGCGGTGGGGACGTTCTCGAGCATCTACGTGATGAGCCCGCTGGTCGTGTGGCTGCGCCAGACCGGCCGCGCCCGCGCCAGGGCCACGCGCAGGGCGCACGCCTAGCACGCCGGCGGTGGTGGGCCGGTCCTCGGCTCGCCCGCTGAACTGCCGGCGGGCGCCACCCGTTCGCGGTGGCGCCCGCCGGCTTCTCGGGGGAGCTACCCGGCGTCGGCCGCGAGGTCGACCCGGAACTGCCTCAGGAACGCGCCGCGCTGCGAGACGACGGCCCGCCACTCGCCGGGCACGGCC
This genomic window contains:
- the pheT gene encoding phenylalanine--tRNA ligase subunit beta; this translates as MRVPVSWLQEFFDEELPEVGRLADLLSGLGLAVETVHSLPPAPEGVVVARVEEVEPIAGTKGLKRVVAAYGGTAVQVVCGAPNVAVGQHGALVRPGARLPGVEGEVGTRTIQGVESDGMLASARELGIYDHAAGIVTFGPDARVGAPLAELWPDETVIELELTPNRADAFSLLGVARDLGAKLGWRVRHPAEGLDPGDPGLDDGLSVDVRDEAGCPRFTLRRIDGVRVGPSPLWLQRRLAALGLRPRNNVVDVTNYVTFELGQPSHAYDLRALRGGVIQVRRARLGERLELLNEEAVELAAEDLVIATPTADGGSQAIGLAGVMGGRHDSVAADTTSVALEVALFDPVTVRRSAKRHKLVTDARTRFERGVDPNLQPLASARASRLIADVAGGVAHAGLSVTGGDTVRPAVSFRPASVRRIVGFDVPADRQREYLVRLGCEVGDQGPGEWRVTPPSWRYDIGLEEDLVEEVARLHGYEHIGSTVPAMRFVPPATDPTHRKLKERLAALGFQEAITYVFTGEAELERSRSPRAAVRIENPQGLDRAVLRTSLLPGLLGAAATNRAEPALALFEVGRVFGEREVERLCLLQRGPALEGGWREDVPGDFYAFKGRLEALAALAGADIELRPATHAQLHPGVSAEVVWEGEAVGFAGRLHPEVEAAYELPATFVADLALPLAERRVRFGEFSRQPHAERDLAVIAPRDVTYAALRDLCAAAAGPLLESLAPFDVYAGAQLPEGMRSVALRFRFRHGSRALTDDEVDAAMEKVIRAVRDAGYAIRA
- the pheS gene encoding phenylalanine--tRNA ligase subunit alpha; translated protein: MFSLESEQVDDGREGNTDLARELELIAAAPDLETLQAHRVRLLGRKGVITARLKGLGALPPEERRAAGQAINAEKQALEEAFERRREELEREAVARQLAGESVDVTLPGTRPSGGGLHLLTLVTNRLLDVFTSLGYEVVTGPELETDHYNFKALNFPPEHPARDTQDTFWTTDGRLLRTHTSPMQVRYMEAHEPPFKVVVPGKVFRNEAVDATHEAQFNQLEALVVGEGVTMADLRGAIDEMARALIGEGTRTRLLPTYFPFVEPGAEFAIWWTNPRTGQEEWLELGGCGMVHPKVFASVGYEGVTGFAFGFGIERLAMVPYGVPDIRYFYQSDMRVLRQFRGRL
- a CDS encoding cupin domain-containing protein, producing the protein MTTGTRRAALTVAALAAALTFAVGQEADPLRGATVAALGTFTPGAAPERSLQLLRITLEPGTTIPEHRHPGAVVVEVEEGVFGTTFAEGEGTIQRSEGEVESVAAGESATLQAGDSLAYEGALHTMANEGDETLILVVAALLDPNQPGFMFEGMDMDGEDDGQDGDGQDGESG
- the rimP gene encoding ribosome maturation factor RimP, translating into MDLKQAATEVLTPLGYEVLELTVSSSGRSRKVLLRIDRLDEAVVTVDDVQRASEVFGLELDRLDPFEGPYRLEVESPGAQRPLVTARHFERFHDLLVKFRAGGESLTGRVLRVEDGAVTFSVNGEERTFPVADIEQARLAEWPDKPR
- the nusA gene encoding transcription termination factor NusA, coding for MNKEFVDALNMLAAERNLSKEQLLHDLEDALAQAFERNIMPGKQIEVDLDPDTGEMEIVVIRKVVETVEDPDTQVSLQEALELDDEVEVGMEMEFPVDPDRFTRIAVQTTKQVITQKIREAERAIVYEEYKDRAGDIMTGVVSRTDAKKNVFVDLGRGEAIMPLKEQIHGERYMVGMRLKVYVQKVELSPRGPSILVSRAAPELLEYLMRQEIPEVADGTVEIKAIAREAGQRSKVAVTSNNPNVDPIGACIGHRGSRIQAVTAELQRERVDIIQWDPSPREFIRNALSPAKVGNIELDTEAKRARVTVGPDQLSLAIGKSGQNVRLAAKLTGFSIDLQPSESVSDLDAAMQAAASRLADQGQVERTHSAFDALFGGGPKPGDEAGAEGAAGDAAADAERGAEAEPAESGEEDVAEGAAPEAELEEEAAS
- a CDS encoding YlxR family protein, with amino-acid sequence MVATQNENFRRRRHVPMRRCVVCRESKPQAEMLRLYRDESGAYHYDARRRMGGRGTWVCRVCAADAVQEDDAKRLSRAFKAQAAQVLGLLREAARSPEGSATGRPAAVTARRDGGTDV
- the infB gene encoding translation initiation factor IF-2; the protein is MSEKVRIYQLAKELGIDNAELLARLDDLGVEYKSVSSTLEAEVADMVKGLIAEAAPAVGGSAQAEEAPAAGGKAARPAATAVAEKAPATAEKAQAADAKGAARAEKGEAEAARPTAGAEEAPRRAPVVTVMGHVDHGKTSLLDRIRQTHVAEREAGGITQHIGAYQAQTKHGTVTFLDTPGHEAFTTIRQRGANATDIAVIVVAADDSVMPQTREAIAHAKAADVPIVVAINKVDLPQANPDKVKQDLMQVGLVPEDYGGDTITVELSAKTGQGVDDLLEMLSLVAEVEDLRADPEAPVKGVVIESILDKRAGVLATVLVQEGTLRVADYIVCGEVWAKVRRLTDHTGANIDAAGPSTPVQVLGFSEQPVAGTLVEGVASEVEAKRITAERREEREERSRQEIGKKGVTLADLFGKPRKKTIHLLLRADTQGSLEAIKGVLQRESEATEEVDIDIMLAEVGAPTESDLLLAGTAGASVLSFGVNPPGSVVKAAERRGIPLKSYRIIYDLIEDVQKMIRGQIEPEYEERTLGRAEVRAVIHVPRAGNIAGSYVLDGVVRRGAKARVHRGGKEVYKGSIAGLRRFKDDVREVGTGFECGISLQNYDNIQEGDIIEVYELVEVPVA
- the secD gene encoding protein translocase subunit SecD — protein: MNRAATGIVILAALIASVLYLWQPWAPGGSALKLGLDLQGGLRVTLQTEQPDPLREDLNAARDIIENRVNQFGVAEALVQTSGDRNIVVELPGLTAEDQQRALDLIGQQAVLEFRLVKPEASSLPSEGLTLDDLEPTAFTGEIIATATAAFSSSPGMPGGPTVNFTIRPEFASDFGQFTGSNLGRRMAIVLDDAIITAPTLQGRISTQGQITGIGTLDEASDIAVVLRSGSLPVSLQVAEVRSIGPTLGQDAINAGTTAAVVGGVAVILSVVIYYGPLFGGVLAFGVLLAMLFIFGALAGLGASLTLPGIAGLVLTIGAAVDGNVISFERIREELRAGRGIRLAMKKGFSSSLSAIIDANVTTLLAAAALYQYTSGPVRGFATTLAIGIVASVFVNTVVVPFILDVLTLNNRRTFLWHGFDIRGIRHVRRGAVLMPITAALALASLAWVAVEGLPMSTDFTGGTNVLLAVPEGTATADVRAAIGELGVEGLDPAAATIVEATGPDGGSQMIVRTGLTSTELGGEGDFGARLADQVGGELLSADFVGPAIGADLRRGAVMAVLVSLALILVYVAWRFWPNWQVAVAAVVATAHDTLLSLGVLALFQMEFSIPVLAALLFVVGYSLNDSIIIADRIREDLRTERQLGYVEVVDLAINQTLTRTIATGGTTLLPVIALLLFGGSVLQGFSVVLLVGIAVGTFSSIYVMSPLVVWLRQTGRARARATRRAHA